Proteins co-encoded in one Salarias fasciatus chromosome 4, fSalaFa1.1, whole genome shotgun sequence genomic window:
- the elavl3 gene encoding ELAV-like protein 3 isoform X9, with protein MVTIISTMETQVSNGPSGTSLPNGPVISTNGSTDDSKTNLIVNYLPQNMTQEEFKSLFGSIGEIESCKLVRDKITGQSLGYGFVNYVDPNDADKAINTLNGLKLQTKTIKVSYARPSSASIRDANLYVSGLPKTMSQKDMEQLFSQYGRIITSRILVDQVTAGISRGVGFIRFDKRNEAEEAIKGLNGQKPLGAAEPITVKFANNPSQKTGQALLTQLYQTAARRYTGPLHHQTQRFRLDNLLNASYGVKRFSPITIDSMTSLAGVNLTGPTGAGWCIFVYNLSPEADESVLWQLFGPFGAVTNVKVIRDFTTNKCKGFGFVTMTNYDEAAMAIASLNGYRLGDRVLQVSFKTSKQHKA; from the exons ATAATCAGCACCATGGAAACCCAGGTGTCCAACGGTCCAAGCGGAACCAGTCTGCCCAACGGCCCCGTCATTAGCACAAACGGCTCCACGGACGACAGCAAAACCAACCTGATCGTCAACTATCTGCCTCAGAACATGACGCAGGAAGAATTTAAAAGTTTGTTCGGTAGCATCGGGGAGATTGAATCCTGCAAGCTAGTCAGAGACAAGATAACAG GTCAGAGTTTGGGATACGGCTTTGTAAACTATGTGGATCCAAATGATGCAGACAAGGCCATCAACACGCTCAACGGGCTCAAACTGCAGACTAAAACAATCAAG gtatCGTACGCCCGGCCAAGCTCGGCTTCTATCCGCGACGCTAACCTTTACGTGAGTGGACTCCCCAAAACCATGAGCCAGAAGGACATGGAACAGCTGTTTTCCCAATACGGTCGCATTATCACATCCCGCATCCTAGTGGACCAAGTCACAG CAGGCATATCACGAGGAGTGGGCTTCATCCGGTTTGACAAGCGAAATGAAGCAGAGGAGGCCATCAAAGGACTGAACGGACAGAAGCCTTTGGGTGCCGCCGAGCCCATCACTGTCAAGTTCGCCAACAACCCCAGCCAGAAGACGGGCCAGGCCTTACTGACTCAGCTGTACCAGACCGCCGCGCGCCGCTACACGGGGCCCCTGCACCACCAGACTCAGCGTTTCAG ACTCGACAATTTACTAAACGCCAGCTACGGAGTCAAGAG ATTCTCCCCCATCACCATTGACAGCATGACCAGCCTGGCCGGGGTCAACCTCACCGGTCCCACCGGAGCCGGCTGGTGCATCTTTGTGTACAACCTCTCGCCCGAGGCGGACGAGAGCGTCCTGTGGCAGCTCTTCGGGCCTTTCGGCGCCGTCACCAATGTCAAGGTCATCCGTGACTTCACCACCAACAAATGTAAGGGCTTTGGCTTCGTCACCATGACCAACTACGACGAGGCCGCCATGGCTATCGCCAGCCTAAACGGCTACCGCCTGGGCGACCGCGTGCTGCAGGTTTCCTTCAAGACCAGCAAGCAGCACAAGGCCTGA
- the elavl3 gene encoding ELAV-like protein 3 isoform X6 produces MVTIISTMETQVSNGPSGTSLPNGPVISTNGSTDDSKTNLIVNYLPQNMTQEEFKSLFGSIGEIESCKLVRDKITGQSLGYGFVNYVDPNDADKAINTLNGLKLQTKTIKVSYARPSSASIRDANLYVSGLPKTMSQKDMEQLFSQYGRIITSRILVDQVTAGISRGVGFIRFDKRNEAEEAIKGLNGQKPLGAAEPITVKFANNPSQKTGQALLTQLYQTAARRYTGPLHHQTQRFRLDNLLNASYGVKSSPTLFPRFSPITIDSMTSLAGVNLTGPTGAGWCIFVYNLSPEADESVLWQLFGPFGAVTNVKVIRDFTTNKCKGFGFVTMTNYDEAAMAIASLNGYRLGDRVLQVSFKTSKQHKA; encoded by the exons ATAATCAGCACCATGGAAACCCAGGTGTCCAACGGTCCAAGCGGAACCAGTCTGCCCAACGGCCCCGTCATTAGCACAAACGGCTCCACGGACGACAGCAAAACCAACCTGATCGTCAACTATCTGCCTCAGAACATGACGCAGGAAGAATTTAAAAGTTTGTTCGGTAGCATCGGGGAGATTGAATCCTGCAAGCTAGTCAGAGACAAGATAACAG GTCAGAGTTTGGGATACGGCTTTGTAAACTATGTGGATCCAAATGATGCAGACAAGGCCATCAACACGCTCAACGGGCTCAAACTGCAGACTAAAACAATCAAG gtatCGTACGCCCGGCCAAGCTCGGCTTCTATCCGCGACGCTAACCTTTACGTGAGTGGACTCCCCAAAACCATGAGCCAGAAGGACATGGAACAGCTGTTTTCCCAATACGGTCGCATTATCACATCCCGCATCCTAGTGGACCAAGTCACAG CAGGCATATCACGAGGAGTGGGCTTCATCCGGTTTGACAAGCGAAATGAAGCAGAGGAGGCCATCAAAGGACTGAACGGACAGAAGCCTTTGGGTGCCGCCGAGCCCATCACTGTCAAGTTCGCCAACAACCCCAGCCAGAAGACGGGCCAGGCCTTACTGACTCAGCTGTACCAGACCGCCGCGCGCCGCTACACGGGGCCCCTGCACCACCAGACTCAGCGTTTCAG ACTCGACAATTTACTAAACGCCAGCTACGGAGTCAAGAG CTCTCCCACTCTCTTCCCCAGATTCTCCCCCATCACCATTGACAGCATGACCAGCCTGGCCGGGGTCAACCTCACCGGTCCCACCGGAGCCGGCTGGTGCATCTTTGTGTACAACCTCTCGCCCGAGGCGGACGAGAGCGTCCTGTGGCAGCTCTTCGGGCCTTTCGGCGCCGTCACCAATGTCAAGGTCATCCGTGACTTCACCACCAACAAATGTAAGGGCTTTGGCTTCGTCACCATGACCAACTACGACGAGGCCGCCATGGCTATCGCCAGCCTAAACGGCTACCGCCTGGGCGACCGCGTGCTGCAGGTTTCCTTCAAGACCAGCAAGCAGCACAAGGCCTGA
- the elavl3 gene encoding ELAV-like protein 3 isoform X11 has translation MVTQIISTMETQVSNGPSGTSLPNGPVISTNGSTDDSKTNLIVNYLPQNMTQEEFKSLFGSIGEIESCKLVRDKITGQSLGYGFVNYVDPNDADKAINTLNGLKLQTKTIKVSYARPSSASIRDANLYVSGLPKTMSQKDMEQLFSQYGRIITSRILVDQVTAGISRGVGFIRFDKRNEAEEAIKGLNGQKPLGAAEPITVKFANNPSQKTGQALLTQLYQTAARRYTGPLHHQTQRFSSPTLFPRFSPITIDSMTSLAGVNLTGPTGAGWCIFVYNLSPEADESVLWQLFGPFGAVTNVKVIRDFTTNKCKGFGFVTMTNYDEAAMAIASLNGYRLGDRVLQVSFKTSKQHKA, from the exons CAGATAATCAGCACCATGGAAACCCAGGTGTCCAACGGTCCAAGCGGAACCAGTCTGCCCAACGGCCCCGTCATTAGCACAAACGGCTCCACGGACGACAGCAAAACCAACCTGATCGTCAACTATCTGCCTCAGAACATGACGCAGGAAGAATTTAAAAGTTTGTTCGGTAGCATCGGGGAGATTGAATCCTGCAAGCTAGTCAGAGACAAGATAACAG GTCAGAGTTTGGGATACGGCTTTGTAAACTATGTGGATCCAAATGATGCAGACAAGGCCATCAACACGCTCAACGGGCTCAAACTGCAGACTAAAACAATCAAG gtatCGTACGCCCGGCCAAGCTCGGCTTCTATCCGCGACGCTAACCTTTACGTGAGTGGACTCCCCAAAACCATGAGCCAGAAGGACATGGAACAGCTGTTTTCCCAATACGGTCGCATTATCACATCCCGCATCCTAGTGGACCAAGTCACAG CAGGCATATCACGAGGAGTGGGCTTCATCCGGTTTGACAAGCGAAATGAAGCAGAGGAGGCCATCAAAGGACTGAACGGACAGAAGCCTTTGGGTGCCGCCGAGCCCATCACTGTCAAGTTCGCCAACAACCCCAGCCAGAAGACGGGCCAGGCCTTACTGACTCAGCTGTACCAGACCGCCGCGCGCCGCTACACGGGGCCCCTGCACCACCAGACTCAGCGTTTCAG CTCTCCCACTCTCTTCCCCAGATTCTCCCCCATCACCATTGACAGCATGACCAGCCTGGCCGGGGTCAACCTCACCGGTCCCACCGGAGCCGGCTGGTGCATCTTTGTGTACAACCTCTCGCCCGAGGCGGACGAGAGCGTCCTGTGGCAGCTCTTCGGGCCTTTCGGCGCCGTCACCAATGTCAAGGTCATCCGTGACTTCACCACCAACAAATGTAAGGGCTTTGGCTTCGTCACCATGACCAACTACGACGAGGCCGCCATGGCTATCGCCAGCCTAAACGGCTACCGCCTGGGCGACCGCGTGCTGCAGGTTTCCTTCAAGACCAGCAAGCAGCACAAGGCCTGA
- the elavl3 gene encoding ELAV-like protein 3 isoform X2, which translates to MVTIISTMETQVSNGPSGTSLPNGPVISTNGSTDDSKTNLIVNYLPQNMTQEEFKSLFGSIGEIESCKLVRDKITGQSLGYGFVNYVDPNDADKAINTLNGLKLQTKTIKVSYARPSSASIRDANLYVSGLPKTMSQKDMEQLFSQYGRIITSRILVDQVTAGISRGVGFIRFDKRNEAEEAIKGLNGQKPLGAAEPITVKFANNPSQKTGQALLTQLYQTAARRYTGPLHHQTQRFSVIPSLGKGPDPNNSSKPILDNLLNASYGVKSSPTLFPRFSPITIDSMTSLAGVNLTGPTGAGWCIFVYNLSPEADESVLWQLFGPFGAVTNVKVIRDFTTNKCKGFGFVTMTNYDEAAMAIASLNGYRLGDRVLQVSFKTSKQHKA; encoded by the exons ATAATCAGCACCATGGAAACCCAGGTGTCCAACGGTCCAAGCGGAACCAGTCTGCCCAACGGCCCCGTCATTAGCACAAACGGCTCCACGGACGACAGCAAAACCAACCTGATCGTCAACTATCTGCCTCAGAACATGACGCAGGAAGAATTTAAAAGTTTGTTCGGTAGCATCGGGGAGATTGAATCCTGCAAGCTAGTCAGAGACAAGATAACAG GTCAGAGTTTGGGATACGGCTTTGTAAACTATGTGGATCCAAATGATGCAGACAAGGCCATCAACACGCTCAACGGGCTCAAACTGCAGACTAAAACAATCAAG gtatCGTACGCCCGGCCAAGCTCGGCTTCTATCCGCGACGCTAACCTTTACGTGAGTGGACTCCCCAAAACCATGAGCCAGAAGGACATGGAACAGCTGTTTTCCCAATACGGTCGCATTATCACATCCCGCATCCTAGTGGACCAAGTCACAG CAGGCATATCACGAGGAGTGGGCTTCATCCGGTTTGACAAGCGAAATGAAGCAGAGGAGGCCATCAAAGGACTGAACGGACAGAAGCCTTTGGGTGCCGCCGAGCCCATCACTGTCAAGTTCGCCAACAACCCCAGCCAGAAGACGGGCCAGGCCTTACTGACTCAGCTGTACCAGACCGCCGCGCGCCGCTACACGGGGCCCCTGCACCACCAGACTCAGCGTTTCAG TGTGATCCCTTCACTTGGAAAGGGACCAGATCCAAATAACAGCTCAAAACCAAT ACTCGACAATTTACTAAACGCCAGCTACGGAGTCAAGAG CTCTCCCACTCTCTTCCCCAGATTCTCCCCCATCACCATTGACAGCATGACCAGCCTGGCCGGGGTCAACCTCACCGGTCCCACCGGAGCCGGCTGGTGCATCTTTGTGTACAACCTCTCGCCCGAGGCGGACGAGAGCGTCCTGTGGCAGCTCTTCGGGCCTTTCGGCGCCGTCACCAATGTCAAGGTCATCCGTGACTTCACCACCAACAAATGTAAGGGCTTTGGCTTCGTCACCATGACCAACTACGACGAGGCCGCCATGGCTATCGCCAGCCTAAACGGCTACCGCCTGGGCGACCGCGTGCTGCAGGTTTCCTTCAAGACCAGCAAGCAGCACAAGGCCTGA
- the elavl3 gene encoding ELAV-like protein 3 isoform X14 has translation MVTIISTMETQVSNGPSGTSLPNGPVISTNGSTDDSKTNLIVNYLPQNMTQEEFKSLFGSIGEIESCKLVRDKITGQSLGYGFVNYVDPNDADKAINTLNGLKLQTKTIKVSYARPSSASIRDANLYVSGLPKTMSQKDMEQLFSQYGRIITSRILVDQVTGISRGVGFIRFDKRNEAEEAIKGLNGQKPLGAAEPITVKFANNPSQKTGQALLTQLYQTAARRYTGPLHHQTQRFRFSPITIDSMTSLAGVNLTGPTGAGWCIFVYNLSPEADESVLWQLFGPFGAVTNVKVIRDFTTNKCKGFGFVTMTNYDEAAMAIASLNGYRLGDRVLQVSFKTSKQHKA, from the exons ATAATCAGCACCATGGAAACCCAGGTGTCCAACGGTCCAAGCGGAACCAGTCTGCCCAACGGCCCCGTCATTAGCACAAACGGCTCCACGGACGACAGCAAAACCAACCTGATCGTCAACTATCTGCCTCAGAACATGACGCAGGAAGAATTTAAAAGTTTGTTCGGTAGCATCGGGGAGATTGAATCCTGCAAGCTAGTCAGAGACAAGATAACAG GTCAGAGTTTGGGATACGGCTTTGTAAACTATGTGGATCCAAATGATGCAGACAAGGCCATCAACACGCTCAACGGGCTCAAACTGCAGACTAAAACAATCAAG gtatCGTACGCCCGGCCAAGCTCGGCTTCTATCCGCGACGCTAACCTTTACGTGAGTGGACTCCCCAAAACCATGAGCCAGAAGGACATGGAACAGCTGTTTTCCCAATACGGTCGCATTATCACATCCCGCATCCTAGTGGACCAAGTCACAG GCATATCACGAGGAGTGGGCTTCATCCGGTTTGACAAGCGAAATGAAGCAGAGGAGGCCATCAAAGGACTGAACGGACAGAAGCCTTTGGGTGCCGCCGAGCCCATCACTGTCAAGTTCGCCAACAACCCCAGCCAGAAGACGGGCCAGGCCTTACTGACTCAGCTGTACCAGACCGCCGCGCGCCGCTACACGGGGCCCCTGCACCACCAGACTCAGCGTTTCAG ATTCTCCCCCATCACCATTGACAGCATGACCAGCCTGGCCGGGGTCAACCTCACCGGTCCCACCGGAGCCGGCTGGTGCATCTTTGTGTACAACCTCTCGCCCGAGGCGGACGAGAGCGTCCTGTGGCAGCTCTTCGGGCCTTTCGGCGCCGTCACCAATGTCAAGGTCATCCGTGACTTCACCACCAACAAATGTAAGGGCTTTGGCTTCGTCACCATGACCAACTACGACGAGGCCGCCATGGCTATCGCCAGCCTAAACGGCTACCGCCTGGGCGACCGCGTGCTGCAGGTTTCCTTCAAGACCAGCAAGCAGCACAAGGCCTGA